DNA sequence from the bacterium genome:
GCGCAGCGCCACGGCGTCGTTCGCACGCGCGAGGATCTCGCCGGCGACCCCGCGATGCTCCGCGCCGAGGGCCGCGAGGCCGGGGAGGAAGGGCTGGCCGAAGCGGACGCGGGGCTCGGGGGCGCGCGTCCAACCCCGGGTGAGGAAGGCCGACCGCAGTCGCGCCTGGAAGCCGGTCGGCAAGCCGGCGCGCCGCTCGGCGTGCCGGGGAACCTCCAACGTGCTCTGCTGCGCCACGCCACCCCCTCCGCTACATCAACGCGTTGCACTGTAGCGCAGGCTCGGCTGGAGGTCGACAGCCGGGCGCGGAAAAACCCGCCTCGGTTGCACCCGCTGCGGCGCGTCGACTAGAAGCCGCCGCCATGCTGGCCATGGCGATCCGCGAGCTGCGTCGTCGCCGGCTGCGCAGCCTCCTCACCGCGGGCGGCATCGCGATCGGCGTCATGGCCCTCGTCCTGCTGGGCTCGCTCGGCGAGAAGATGGGGCGGCTCGTCGCCGGCGGGCGCGACTTCGCCGCGGGCCAGATCACGATCAGCGGCGCCGGCGCCGGCACGGCGACCGGCATGATGGGCGGCGGGCTCGTGTCGGGCGAGCAGATGGAGCGGGTGCGGGCGGAGCCCGGCGTCGCCGCGGTGGCGCCCATCGTCATGTTCCCGCTCTCGCAGACCCCCGCCGCGCTGCCCTTCACGCTCGCCCCGATGGCGTTCGGGGTCGATCTGCCCATCCTGCTCAACAACCGGCGCGCGCCGCCGCCGCGCGCGGCCGCCGGCCGGCTCCAGCCGGAAGGGGCCGACGAGATCGTGATCGGCAGCCAGGTCGCGGCACATTTCGGCATCGGCGTCGGCGACACGCTCGACGTGCGCGGGCAGACGCTGCGGGTGATCGGCGTCCTCGAGCCGACCTTCACCGGTCCCGACAGCTTCGTCTTCCTGCCCTACCCGACGGCGCAGCGGATGCTGATCGACGGCGAGCCGCTGCTGCGCCGGCTCGTCATGGCCCCCGGTAGCAAGGTACTGCCCATCGCCACCGCGGCGGCGGTCTTCTGGGCGGAGGGCACCGATCCCGAGGAGCTGTCCGCGCGCCTGCGGACCGACGTCGAGGGCCTCTCGGTACTCTCGCCGGCGCAGGCCGAGGCCGACATCGACCGGGCCCTCGCGTTCCTGATCAGCATGATCGTCGGCAGCGGCGTCGTCGCGCTCGTGGTCGCGTCGCTGGCGGTGACGAACACCATGTTCACCGCCGTCGTCGAGCGGCGGCGCGAGATCGGGCTCCGGCGCGTGGTCGGTGCGACGCGGCGCCAGGTGGTGACCCAGCTCGTGCTCGAGGCGCTGACCCTCGGCCTCGCCGGCGCCGGGCTCGGGCTCCTGCTCGGCACCCTCGCCGTGCAGGGGCTCAACGCCGTCACCTCGCGCATGGGTGCACCGGTCTTCCTCCTCACCGGGCGGCTGGCGTTGGCGGCCGCGCTCGCCCCGCCGCTCCTCGCGGCGTTGGCGGGGCTGTGGCCGGCCTGGCGGGCGGCGCGCATGCCACCGACCGATGCCGTCCGCTACGCCTGAGCGTCAGACCTGCGTGGAGGGCTCGGGCGACTCGGTTGCAGAA
Encoded proteins:
- a CDS encoding ABC transporter permease; its protein translation is MLAMAIRELRRRRLRSLLTAGGIAIGVMALVLLGSLGEKMGRLVAGGRDFAAGQITISGAGAGTATGMMGGGLVSGEQMERVRAEPGVAAVAPIVMFPLSQTPAALPFTLAPMAFGVDLPILLNNRRAPPPRAAAGRLQPEGADEIVIGSQVAAHFGIGVGDTLDVRGQTLRVIGVLEPTFTGPDSFVFLPYPTAQRMLIDGEPLLRRLVMAPGSKVLPIATAAAVFWAEGTDPEELSARLRTDVEGLSVLSPAQAEADIDRALAFLISMIVGSGVVALVVASLAVTNTMFTAVVERRREIGLRRVVGATRRQVVTQLVLEALTLGLAGAGLGLLLGTLAVQGLNAVTSRMGAPVFLLTGRLALAAALAPPLLAALAGLWPAWRAARMPPTDAVRYA